Genomic segment of Campylobacter peloridis LMG 23910:
ATTTTTTCTTCTTATTAAATAACCATTTTTACATTCAGGGCAACTATATTGTTTTTCTTTTGATAATTGTGAGAATTGATTCATACTCCCATTTTCTTTTATTTTCAAAATTTCACTATTAACCTCCTTTAATATATTTTGTAAGAAATCTTCTTTTTTTATTGTGCCTTGTTCAATCATTTTTTGTTGTTCAAACCATAAAGCAGTCATATCAGGATATTTAAGAGTTTCAGGTGCTAAAGATATTAAGAGTCTTCCTTTTTTAGTAGATTTAACAACTTGTTTTTTATCTTTACTTACCTCAATATATCCTTGCTCAATTAAATTTTTAATATGAGTTGATCTAGTAGCAGGTGTTCCAATACCTCCATTTTCGCCTTTTTTGTCTTTATCTTTTTCAATTAGTAATTTTTTTATTTTTTCATCTTTCACATATTTAGCAACACTATTTAAATCCTTTAATAAAGAATCCATCGTGTAATAAGGACGCGGTTTTGTTTGCTTTTTCTCTATTTCAATATCTTTAATTTTGCAAACACTATTATTCTCTATTAGTGAAATGTCCAAATGATTATTAGTATCTTCATTGTCTTTTTCATCACTTTGCTTGAAAAATTTTCTAAAACCCTCGCTAATATTTTTACTTTGAGAAGTGCCAAATACACTCTTATCATAAGTTTGTATCTCAAGATTTGTAACTTCATATTCTCTTGGTTTAAAAAACTGAATCACAAATCTTTTTGCTATTAAAATATAGATATTCTTTTCTTCTTCTTTTAAAAGCCCACAATCAAAATTGTTTTGAGTTGGTATTATTCCATAGTGAGCGGAAATATTTTTATCATTAAAAGCTTTGCTTTTAATGCTTAAATCACTCTTTTCAAGCAATAAACTTAAATCACTATCATTATTTTTTATATTTGATTTAATAGAATTTAAAATATTTGGAGCTTGTTCAAACATTGTTTCAGGTAAATATTGACAATCTGATCTATTGTAAGTTATGGCTTTATATTTTTCTCTTAAATTTTGAGTGATTTCTAATGTTTTATCAGGTGAATAACCATATAATTTAGCACACTCTGCTTGCAAAATTAAAAGACTATAAGGCAAAGGGGGATATTCTTTCTTTTTTTCTTTAAAAACACTAATTAACCCCGTTTTATTAATGTTGTTTTCTTTTATTTGTTTAGCAATATTTTCATCGATAATCTTTTCTTCTGTTTTTAATCTTGCATTAAATATTTTTCCATTTATTTCAAATTTTCCTAGCAATGAATAATAATCCATGCTTTTAAAATTTTCATATTCATTATCTCTTGCTGTTATAAGCCCTAAAATCGGAGTTTGAACTCTTCCTAAAGTAAGAACTTCTCTAAAACCACTTTTTTGCTGTGCTACACTTGTATAAGCTCTTGTAAGATTAATACCTACAATCCAATCAGCTTGACTTCTTGCAAATCCTCTTTCACTCATTCCTTTAAATTGAGAATTCGGCTTCATTTTAGAAATTTCAACTTTAACTGCTTTTGGAGTTAAATCATTAATTAAAACTCTAAAAACAGGTTTTTTTGTTTTTGAATACTGAATAATTTCATCAATAAGAATTTGACCCTCATCATCTGCATCACCGCAATGAACAATACTATCTACTTGATCATTTTTAATCAATTTGCAGATAATTTCTAATTGTTTTTTGCTATTATTTATAGGAATATATTTAAATTCTTTAATGTCCAAAGGCAAATCATTTAAATTCCACAACTTCCATTTTTCATTATAAAATTCAGGTGTCGCTAATCTCAATATATGACCAAAAGCCCAAGTAATTAAATTATCGCCTTTTTGAATATAACCTTCAAATTTCTTAACATTACCATCTAAGCCTTCTGCAATTGCTCTACCAAGTTCAGGTTTTTCCGCTATAAACAATCTCATCTTTTACCTTTTATCTTTATTTGTTTTACACCCTTGTAATAAGGGTGTAAAATTTATCTTTCGATATCTTTTTCCTTATTTGGAACTTGAGTTTCTTGCTCTATTGTTTGTTCTTTAGAAAAACCATCTTGTTGTTTTGCTTTTTGCTCTTTCATTTCGGCTTCATTTTTTATTTCAAAACCACTACTTCGAACAACAGCTAAATAGCCATCCCCTTTTTCAAGCTTAGTTTTTTCTAAAGCAAATTTAATATCATCATTTGAAAGTTTAATGTTTGTGTCAAGATAAAAACTTTTGCTACCATCTTTATTTTGAAATTCACTAATTCCAATTCCTTCAATTAAAGCTTTTCCAGCCTCTCTTTTATCATTAATTGTGTGATAAAATCTTTTAGTCTCTTCACTCCAGTTATTATTAATAAAGATATGATTATCTCTATTTTTTCTTTCAACCGCATCTGTTGGAACTAAAACAATATTATGAGATTCCTTGTCTCTATTTACGAAATAATTTTTCCATTCATTATTTACTTTAAAAGAAGCTGTTACAGCACCTTTATCCATACCAGCAACTTTTCCAGCCTCTTCTATCACATCAACTAAAGCAGTAGCGACTTGTCTTTGCTTAATCTCACCTGTTTGAGTGTCTTTATAGTTTAATGCATTATTTACATCAACCATAAGTCTTGGATTATTTCCATTTGATAACTTTACAAATGCCATTTTTTTCTCCTTAATAAAATTTTTTTATGTTTTGTTTTTTGGTTTTTAGTTTTGGAATTTAAAAAAAATATATATAATTACATGTTCATTCACCTCCTTGTAGTGTGATATGAATGCCATTCTCATCTTTATTAAGAATGGTTTTGTTTTTTGGGAAGCTCAAAGTTAAGCTTTTGTCTTTATTTTCTTTTATAATGATAGAGCTTAACTTTTGGGCGTTTTGGGTTATTTTTTTATAATCTTCGTATTTTAAGTATACGATGAAAGAAAAAACTCCAAAAGAAAACCCAAATAAAACAAAAAACATCAATGAAATAATCATAGTTTGTTTGATATTTTTAGTTAGCTTCGAAAAAATTTTAGAAAAATCTAAAATTGCATTTTTTTCTTTTTCTAAAAAAACTTTTAAAGTTTGATCATATGTTTGCAAGCTATCACTTAATCTAGCTTCAGTTTTTGACCTAAAATCCTTTAAATCATCATTACTTACTTTTAAAGCACTATTTAATGATTCAAGAAATGTATTATCAAAATTAACTAAAGAATTATCAAGTGCAGTTTTTAGTTCCATTGCTTTTTGACTAAATTCTTCTATTTCTAATTTTGAAAAAGATGAATTCAAACTATCAAGCTCTGTTTTAATCAAAAGTGTTTTATTGATTATTTCCAATTCTTCTTGACTTGGAGGATTTTTAAAATATGAAATTAGAGAATCAATATTTATTTTAAGTTTATAAAAATTTTGCTCTAAATCTTTAAAAATTCCTTCTTTGGTATTCTCATCAAGAACATTATTTAAGCCTATATTGATAGTATTATTAATGATTTCTAATATTTTTATCTGCTCATCAATAATTTCTTGATAGTTGCAAATTTTTATTTCATCAAATAAAGAACTACTTGTATCTTCTTGTTCTATTTGCTCATCAAAAAGATTTTGATTTTCTTCAGTCATTTTTTATCCAGCATTTTTTATTAATAAAGATTTTTTTATAAAAAACCCATTTCCATCGAAAATTTATTTTTTTACGATATTTTTCTCTTAAATTATTAGGAAGCAAGTTGTATTCTTGTTCGGAAATTTCTTTTAATTTATAGCCTCTATGCCAAGCTTCTTCTTCAATGTATTCTTTAGGACAAATATATTCAAAACCTTGATAATCTGTATATGAAGATGATTGTAGTAAATAACAAGATTGTGTTAATTCTGGATTAATTCTATATCCATAAACAGGTTTTAATTCACAAGGATCTCCCACGCCTCCACATACTCTTTCGTATCCTATAATAGTAGATTGAACTCTTTTGTTTAATTCGTATAAATTACATTCACCATCTAAATGAACTAAAATATCATTCTTATATTTAAGCATTTCAGTATCACTATTATCCACAGGACATAAATTCAAAAAATCCTTTCTTGCCTGTATGGTTTTCCAAGGCTTTTTAAACTTGATTGCAAAATATCTTGCAATTGCACTTGCACATTCAGGTGGTTTAATAGGCGAAGCTAAACAAAGCATAGCTTCACAAGCATATCTAGTATCCCCACTTAAATAATCCAATTTTATAGCTTTTAAATTTGAGAACATAAACATAGCTAAAATTATTGATATCAATTTTATTTTCATTTTTTATTCTCCTTTTTTTTAATTTTTTTGGCTTCTTGTATCATTTTCTTTTCTACAATTTCATCTTGATTAATGGTTTTAATCACGGTTGGTTTAATCTCATTATTATCAAATAAAGAATTACTCATTTATCTCTCCATCTTTTGCATGAAAAAAAAGCATATTGATAGTATTTTTATCTCCCTTAATAATGCTTATAGGCTGTAAGATCATTTCTGCTTCAACACCATTTTTTTTAAAATACTCTTCATATTCTTGAATGATATTTTTTTCGCCTATTAAGATAATTCTTTTTGCATTATGAGCCAAAAGAAAAGTTTTTACTATTTGTTCATTAGTGAGCAAGCCTTCTTTATTTTTTGTAAGCTCTATTTGATAAATCCAGTCCATATTGCTTAACTTTGAATCTTTAGGAACAAATCTATATTTTTCCTCCAATAAAGAATTATTCAAGGTTAGCTTTGAACCGCCTTCAAGTTTTTTAGGTTTTGGTGCAGAACTTGCACATCCTATAAAAATTACACTTGTTAATAAAAGCAAACTAAGCGTTTTTTTCATTATTTTCTCCTGTTGTTGGTATTTGTATGCGACACTCTCCTCTTTGAAAAGCTCCTTTTAAGATATGTTCTTTAGGTATGCCTTTAATTTTTGCCAAAGTTGGAGAGACTTGTTTAAACTTATCAATAAAATATGGATCGTTATAATAAAAAGCTTTTTTACATAAAATAGGCTTTCCATTATCTATAGTAATAAGCTCATCTTCAAAAGACATTTCTCGAAGTTCTTGTGGAAGCATTAATGCCCTACTTGCTTCACTATAACTTGTAGATCCACCACTTGCCCCTACACTTCTTGATCTTGTTTTAAATGTAGTATTACCAAGTATTCTACTAATCTCCTCTGCATCTTCTTGCTCTCTTGGGGTATAAAAAATTTGACAAGCATGGTTAGTCAAAAGAGTTTTTGCTCCATCATCCCCATATCCATCAGGAGCAGGTGCTTTAAGTTGAGATTTTGATTGATAAATCATCAAAGAACGCATTAAATAACCTGCCATAAAACTTACTGCCGAAAGATATATAGGAATTTTTCTAGGTGCTGTAAATTCATCCATAAGCATTAAACAAGTATATTTAATTTGTGGATTTTGTTCAGGAAGTTCTTTTGTATTCAAAAGAATTAACTGCGACCAAAAAATATTCAATATAAATTTTGCATTAGTTAATTGATCAGGGGTTATACCTATATAAATAGTCATTTTCTTTTTGCGTAAATCTCTCAAATCAAAATCACTAGTTTGAGTAGAAAGTTTTAACACTTCTGCTTCAAAAGGAGTTAAAGGCTCGTTAAAAGAAGACATAACTCCTGATTTTGTATTATCACTTGAAATACTAAAATAAGTTTCTAACCTTCTTTTTGTGATATCTGAAAGCAGATCATCACAATTTGATAAGTACTTATAAGTATTATCAAATCCATTTATTTTTTTACCCTCATATTCAAAAGTAAAACCTTTTGAAAGTTGTAATATTCCAAAAAAACTAAATTCTGTTTTTAAGTTAAATGTTTCTAAAAAAAGTTTCCCATCTTCTTTTAAATTTAAATCTTTCCACAAATAACAAAGTCCTATAAATAGGTTTTGTGCAAGACCATTAAAGAATTGAGTTGTAGAATCTCCTTCTTTTGGATAAATGATATTTGCTAAATCCATTAACTGACTATCACAATTATCACTATCACTCATATCAATATAAGTTAAAGGGTTGTAACGATGAGTTCTTTTTGAAAATGGATTAAAAAGAAAAACATCTTGACCCAAAACTTCTTTTCTATATTTACTTGTAAAATCAAAACATTCTTGTTTTATATCCTGAACAACAGCACTCTCTTTCCAGTCCATTAAATTTGGTATTACAATACCAACCCCTTTACCACTTCTTGTTGGAGCTCCCAAAGCCACAAACTGAGGACCTTTAAATCTTAAAAATTTTCCCTTATATTTTCCGATGATTATTCCATTGTCTGAAAATAATTTCATTTTTTTAATTTCTGCTAAATTTGCAAATCTTGCCTCGCCAAATTGAGTTTTTTTGCTTTTAGCTATTAATGCTAAAAGCATTAAAACAATAACACTAAAACCAAACATACCAAAGAAAGAAATATAAGCTTTTGGGTAAGCATTTATTAATGCCTCAAAAGTGAATTTAAGATTGTAAAATCCAAGAATTCTTTTTAAGCTTACATCATTAAGATAAAACATCACAAAAGGGCTTAAAAAATAAGCTATTAATAGTGAAAAAATACTTATAAAAACAAGCATTACAATCTTATCTTTCATTTTCTATTCCTTTTATTTTTGTAGAAAAGCTTTCTAATTTTTGTTTAAAATAATCAGAATTTTTTTCTTGTTTTAAAGATTTTTCTTCATAATAAGCTTTAACTTTTGGATTTTTAAATTCCATTCTCTTATTAAGATTTCTATCAGAATAAAAAGTTATAATAATTTCATCAGAGGGGGATAGTGGCGGAATGAGACCCTCCCCTTTGATCTTATCAGTAGCAACCCTAAAACGAACACCTTCTTTATTTTCCCATTCATATACTTTACCATCTTTGTTTTGATCTTCAAGGAATGGTTCTTTAAAGACTTTCAAATATTCTCTTATAGAGTTACCAAGATTTAAAAGCTCTTCAATCTTTATTTCTCCTTCGCTTTCTTTTGCTAAATGTAATTTGATATGTTCAGCACCTCTTCCTTTGTCTCTTTTTGTGTTATGCCAACCCTTAACATAATGGACAACATAATCAATGATTGCCTCTTCAATAATCTCTAATTCTGTATTAATTGGAGTTGAGTTTTTATCGTTAAAACTCACATTATAAATTCCTCTTTTTTCTTTATTTGCCATTCTTCATCTCTTTAAAATATATTTGACTAATATGTCTTTTTCCATTATGAGCTCTAATATGGACAACTACATCAATAAGATTTTTAAGCATATCTTGTATTTTTTCAAAAGGTATTTTTTGACCTTGAGTATTTTGTAAAGTCATCAAAGCCAAACGCTCGAATGTTTCAGAAGTGCTTCCTGCATGGCAACTTGTAATGCTACCACCATGCCCACTAGAAAGAACATTGATAAAATCATAAGTTTCAGCACCTCTAAGCTCTGCCAATAAGATTCTATCAGGCTTCATTCTAAGACACGATTTTAAAAGAGTTGCAGAATTTAAAAAATCTTCATTTTTAGCTTCACTAGGATAAAAAAGTTGTACAAAATTTTTATGCTCATAAAATTTTATTTCTTCAACATCTTCTATAGTTATAATTCTTTGTTCTTTGGGAATAAAATCAATTAAAGTTTTCATAAAAGTTGTTTTACCGCTTCCTGTACCTCCTGCTATAATGATATTTTTTTCATACTCTACTGCTTTACAAATAAAATCTTTAAAATTTTTAGCCTCATAAAGCTTTTTCAACTCCTCATCCAAAGGATTTGTTATAAAATGAACAGTTTTTATTTCTTCAAAAAGACCACTTTTAACATGATCTTGTATTAAAAATCTTTTCTCGCTTGGTTTTCTAATTGTAATTGAAATATGCTCTTTTTTAGTCGCTGGCGGAATTACTACCTGAACCCTTTCACCTCCATGTAATATACAAGAAAGGATAGGGCGTGATTCATCTATCTTATCTTCTTTAAAAGAAGCTAAAGAAGTAGCAAACGACTTAGAAGCTTCATAATCTAACTTACTTGTTTCTTCTTGCCATTTTCCATCATTAGTTTGTATGAAAATATTTTCTTTGCCGTTGTAGCATATTTCAGTTACGCTGGAATTAGCCAAATGTTTTCCAAAAAAATCATTAGCTAATTTTTCTAGGGTTCTTGAATTACTCATTAAAAAAAGCCCTTTCTTTTTAATTGATAAACCTTAGAAAAATCAATATCTTTATTAACATATACACCTACTAAATCACCGTGATTTTTGTAAAGAGTTGGTTGGATATTAATCATTTTTTCTAAAGCAGTATTAGCTATTTCACGAGAAGTTTCTCTTGAATTTTCCGTATAATCAACGCTATTTTCTTTTTTATTAATAACTTGATTAGCTAAAATATTTAAAGAATCATCAATTATTGATAATAAAATAGCTGAACCAAAGCGTTTCATATAATGATGATCTACCCATCCTTGTATTCCACTTGCTCCAAGCTCATCAGTTGCACCTGAATAAACTGGTATAATAATATTATTAGGCGTTCTTATTTCTTGCCAAATAACAAAAAGCCTATCCATACCATCATTTAATTGTCCTGAACTAAAACTTCCTGTAATGGTGCTTCCTTTTTCAATTAAAAGAACATTGCCATTTGAAGAATAAACATCATTTGAAACAATACAAGCAATACCCCCTTTAATAGTGCTAACTAAACGAGTTTTTAAAGAACAACCTATATAAGTTCCTTTAGATAATAATAAATTTGGATCAAACTGACTAACACTAGCACTAGTTGGGGTAAAAACATCGCCGATAAAATCATTTGATCCATTAGATAATAAAGCATTATCTCCTTGCATAGGTTTAGAATTAAAAATATTATTTGAGCTTTCTTGTGTATTGTTTTCTTGTGCATTAAAAGCCCCACCATCACTACTACTACTTACCACAACTAACCCTGCACCTTTTACTATTCTTGGTTGTAAAGGTTTTGAGACAAGCTCGAAAGGATTTTCTTTTGGAGTTACTTCAACGGGTTTTTCCTGTTCTCTTTCTTTCAATACTTCTTCAAAACTCTTTGTTTCTTCTTTAACAGGTTCTTCTTTTTGAGGTAAAATAAAATCTTTTAATTTCACACTACTAGCAATGTCTTTATTAACTTCTTTTGCTTGTGTATTTGCAGTATCATCACTACTACCAATAAAAGATTTTGCAAAGATATATGCAAAAATCAATAATATAAATACACAAGCAATAAAGAATACATAGATTTGAATTTTTTTAACATTAACGCTTTGTGCTTGCAACTCACTTTGTAAATCCATATCTTTTAATTCTTGTTTTTCTTGATTACTCATTGCTCATTTCCTAATAAAGATTGTTCTAGTAAAAGTGTTTTACTTGGATCATTTATCACTCTTTGTATATTTTCATTAGAGGTTTCTCTAGTTTTATCTAAAGGATTTTTTCCATAGCCATTATTAAAAATTCCAACAACCTTATCTCCACTTCTTAGTAGAATTTGTTTTGCAATTTTTTGAACTACTAAAACATCATATTTTCCATCTTTTTTAATGTGAGTATTTAAGATCATTTCTTTGCCGTTTTCATATAAAAATACACTCGGAAATGTTTTTGTGTTATCAAAACCTAAGTAAGTAAAAACACCATCATCATAAGCATAATTTGGTGCTATATCTTCACTTCCTTTATTCGCTTTCATTAAAAAATCCCAGTTTCTAGGAACTATATTTTTATCAAGCTCTTCTCTTACAATTTTCTTTTCTAGCTCTTTTTTTATTTTATTCTCTTGCTTTAAGATTTTATCAGCGTGGCTAAAAGACAATTTATAAGTTGCTTGCTTACTATCATTAGTTAGCAATAAATCAAAAATATAAGTTTTTAAATTAGTGGTAACAATTAAATTTGTTTTCCAGTCTTTTGGATTTGGATCAACAATCATCTCTTTTTGCTGACCTTGATTATAAGGATCATTTTCTACAAAAAGTCTAGTTTTATAAGCTTTTGGTTTAATAAATAAAAGATTTTTTTTCTCTATTAAATCCCAACCTTCAGAAAATCCTGTAGCGGTATTTATAATGACTTCTTCATCGCTAAATTCAATCATACTTACAAAACCATTTCTAGCTACCATTTTAAAAACATCTTTAGAGTTATACTCAGCATGTGCTACGCGTTGATCGTATTCTGATTTTTGCGGTTCATTTAATGCAAAAACAGGTAAAGCCAAAAATGAAAAAGAAAGGGCTAGGCTAATATTTTTTATCATCTTATTTCCTCATCAACTCTATAGTTAGTAACCTTAAAGCCAAGAGGGTTTAAAATTCTATTTTCTTCACTTGTTTTTGCAAGTAAAAAATCATACGCCAAAGTTATAACTTTGGTTGATTGCTGTGTGCTTTTTGTTACAGAATCTTTTTTAGTAATTAATGCTCTTATAGTAGAGGTTTTTACTCCATTGCTATTTCCAAGAACAATACTTAAAATCTTAACGCTTACTTCAACATTATCTTTATAAATTTGATCTAAAGCATTATCGCCAGCATAGATAGCTCTATACTCATTTGCAACATTTTCATCACTCATTAATTGAGTAAGAACATAATCTTGATTTAAAAACTTATAATAATAACCTTCTCTAGCTTTTATATATTGAGAGATAAAGTATTTGTCTAAAGCTTCAATAGAGCTAATTTGCTCTTCTTGTAAGCTAGTAATAATATCCACCATACCAGTAGTATTATCTACTTTAATCACATAAGGTTCAGTAGTTTTTAATGGTGTTAAGAAAATTACAGCAATTACAGCAATAATTGATATTGCCATACTTATAAATGCAACTAACCAAGCTCTTTGATTTGATTTTTCAATCAAATATCTTACACTTGCTTCAAAATTCAAAGCATTAGAATTAATTTCATTTTGGTTTTTCAATTTTATGTTTAAAAGAAGTTAGTATAATTAAAAAGGGTGGAATGCCAAAGGGTGCCACCTTTGACATTCAATTTACCGCCCAGAAGGGAGGTGAGTCGAATGACTAAAATTATCCTAGTAATTATATTAGTTATGCTTTGCTTTGTCAAGGCATACTAATCTCCCTGCAATTATAGCAGGGTTTAGGATAATCCCTTTGGCTTTATACTAACTTTCTTTATCTCCTTTCTTTAAAATTTGTTTTCTAAAACTTCAGTTTCAATTATTTGCACATCTTTTTCTTTGAAAAAAAGATTTTGTT
This window contains:
- a CDS encoding cag pathogenicity island Cag12 family protein, encoding MKKTLSLLLLTSVIFIGCASSAPKPKKLEGGSKLTLNNSLLEEKYRFVPKDSKLSNMDWIYQIELTKNKEGLLTNEQIVKTFLLAHNAKRIILIGEKNIIQEYEEYFKKNGVEAEMILQPISIIKGDKNTINMLFFHAKDGEINE
- the virB10 gene encoding type IV secretion system protein VirB10; this translates as MSNQEKQELKDMDLQSELQAQSVNVKKIQIYVFFIACVFILLIFAYIFAKSFIGSSDDTANTQAKEVNKDIASSVKLKDFILPQKEEPVKEETKSFEEVLKEREQEKPVEVTPKENPFELVSKPLQPRIVKGAGLVVVSSSSDGGAFNAQENNTQESSNNIFNSKPMQGDNALLSNGSNDFIGDVFTPTSASVSQFDPNLLLSKGTYIGCSLKTRLVSTIKGGIACIVSNDVYSSNGNVLLIEKGSTITGSFSSGQLNDGMDRLFVIWQEIRTPNNIIIPVYSGATDELGASGIQGWVDHHYMKRFGSAILLSIIDDSLNILANQVINKKENSVDYTENSRETSREIANTALEKMINIQPTLYKNHGDLVGVYVNKDIDFSKVYQLKRKGFF
- a CDS encoding virB8 family protein; this translates as MKNQNEINSNALNFEASVRYLIEKSNQRAWLVAFISMAISIIAVIAVIFLTPLKTTEPYVIKVDNTTGMVDIITSLQEEQISSIEALDKYFISQYIKAREGYYYKFLNQDYVLTQLMSDENVANEYRAIYAGDNALDQIYKDNVEVSVKILSIVLGNSNGVKTSTIRALITKKDSVTKSTQQSTKVITLAYDFLLAKTSEENRILNPLGFKVTNYRVDEEIR
- the virB9 gene encoding P-type conjugative transfer protein VirB9, which gives rise to MIKNISLALSFSFLALPVFALNEPQKSEYDQRVAHAEYNSKDVFKMVARNGFVSMIEFSDEEVIINTATGFSEGWDLIEKKNLLFIKPKAYKTRLFVENDPYNQGQQKEMIVDPNPKDWKTNLIVTTNLKTYIFDLLLTNDSKQATYKLSFSHADKILKQENKIKKELEKKIVREELDKNIVPRNWDFLMKANKGSEDIAPNYAYDDGVFTYLGFDNTKTFPSVFLYENGKEMILNTHIKKDGKYDVLVVQKIAKQILLRSGDKVVGIFNNGYGKNPLDKTRETSNENIQRVINDPSKTLLLEQSLLGNEQ
- a CDS encoding DNA topoisomerase 3 produces the protein MRLFIAEKPELGRAIAEGLDGNVKKFEGYIQKGDNLITWAFGHILRLATPEFYNEKWKLWNLNDLPLDIKEFKYIPINNSKKQLEIICKLIKNDQVDSIVHCGDADDEGQILIDEIIQYSKTKKPVFRVLINDLTPKAVKVEISKMKPNSQFKGMSERGFARSQADWIVGINLTRAYTSVAQQKSGFREVLTLGRVQTPILGLITARDNEYENFKSMDYYSLLGKFEINGKIFNARLKTEEKIIDENIAKQIKENNINKTGLISVFKEKKKEYPPLPYSLLILQAECAKLYGYSPDKTLEITQNLREKYKAITYNRSDCQYLPETMFEQAPNILNSIKSNIKNNDSDLSLLLEKSDLSIKSKAFNDKNISAHYGIIPTQNNFDCGLLKEEEKNIYILIAKRFVIQFFKPREYEVTNLEIQTYDKSVFGTSQSKNISEGFRKFFKQSDEKDNEDTNNHLDISLIENNSVCKIKDIEIEKKQTKPRPYYTMDSLLKDLNSVAKYVKDEKIKKLLIEKDKDKKGENGGIGTPATRSTHIKNLIEQGYIEVSKDKKQVVKSTKKGRLLISLAPETLKYPDMTALWFEQQKMIEQGTIKKEDFLQNILKEVNSEILKIKENGSMNQFSQLSKEKQYSCPECKNGYLIRRKNTKGTYWWGCSEYKNGCKFMCFDEKNKPKLK
- the virB11 gene encoding P-type DNA transfer ATPase VirB11 — its product is MSNSRTLEKLANDFFGKHLANSSVTEICYNGKENIFIQTNDGKWQEETSKLDYEASKSFATSLASFKEDKIDESRPILSCILHGGERVQVVIPPATKKEHISITIRKPSEKRFLIQDHVKSGLFEEIKTVHFITNPLDEELKKLYEAKNFKDFICKAVEYEKNIIIAGGTGSGKTTFMKTLIDFIPKEQRIITIEDVEEIKFYEHKNFVQLFYPSEAKNEDFLNSATLLKSCLRMKPDRILLAELRGAETYDFINVLSSGHGGSITSCHAGSTSETFERLALMTLQNTQGQKIPFEKIQDMLKNLIDVVVHIRAHNGKRHISQIYFKEMKNGK
- a CDS encoding TrbM/KikA/MpfK family conjugal transfer protein, giving the protein MKIKLISIILAMFMFSNLKAIKLDYLSGDTRYACEAMLCLASPIKPPECASAIARYFAIKFKKPWKTIQARKDFLNLCPVDNSDTEMLKYKNDILVHLDGECNLYELNKRVQSTIIGYERVCGGVGDPCELKPVYGYRINPELTQSCYLLQSSSYTDYQGFEYICPKEYIEEEAWHRGYKLKEISEQEYNLLPNNLREKYRKKINFRWKWVFYKKIFINKKCWIKND
- a CDS encoding conjugal transfer protein TraG/VirD4, which codes for MKDKIVMLVFISIFSLLIAYFLSPFVMFYLNDVSLKRILGFYNLKFTFEALINAYPKAYISFFGMFGFSVIVLMLLALIAKSKKTQFGEARFANLAEIKKMKLFSDNGIIIGKYKGKFLRFKGPQFVALGAPTRSGKGVGIVIPNLMDWKESAVVQDIKQECFDFTSKYRKEVLGQDVFLFNPFSKRTHRYNPLTYIDMSDSDNCDSQLMDLANIIYPKEGDSTTQFFNGLAQNLFIGLCYLWKDLNLKEDGKLFLETFNLKTEFSFFGILQLSKGFTFEYEGKKINGFDNTYKYLSNCDDLLSDITKRRLETYFSISSDNTKSGVMSSFNEPLTPFEAEVLKLSTQTSDFDLRDLRKKKMTIYIGITPDQLTNAKFILNIFWSQLILLNTKELPEQNPQIKYTCLMLMDEFTAPRKIPIYLSAVSFMAGYLMRSLMIYQSKSQLKAPAPDGYGDDGAKTLLTNHACQIFYTPREQEDAEEISRILGNTTFKTRSRSVGASGGSTSYSEASRALMLPQELREMSFEDELITIDNGKPILCKKAFYYNDPYFIDKFKQVSPTLAKIKGIPKEHILKGAFQRGECRIQIPTTGENNEKNA